Sequence from the Mytilus galloprovincialis chromosome 10, xbMytGall1.hap1.1, whole genome shotgun sequence genome:
ATCAATATATTGGTTTGTATAGAAAGCTTTTACAGAGGCTTGGTGATAAACTGCTTTATTTCATTCAGAATGTTCTATATAACAGTGCGTCATTTTCCCATAAATATAATTAAGATCTTTGATTGTCCTTTTTTTTTGTAGTCAACACGATTCAGGATAGTAATGTTAAGTAGGCTTTGTATTTTACTTGTTTCAAAGCCTACTACCAATAATTTTTACAATCCAAGACAATGCATTACTATCCCTCTTTTATTGCAAAATATTATTCTAAGATGATGAACGTTTATTTTGGACATAAAGCTTATGTCATCAAATTTCAGGAATATGCATCAAAAATAATAACAATCAAAAAACTTTTATTATTCTAATTTGAAAAATCTTGGTGGGACCTTTGGATATGACCAATCTTTCAAGCTAGCAAAACCTGTTCTAACTGGTTCAGGGGGTGTTTCCCTGGCAAcatgaatattttcaacatttttcaaaatttcttctTTATCTAAACCGTATTCCTCAATTTCTTTCTCTATATCTTCCAGAATCTTCTCTTTATTCATCAAGTACTCTTCCTTTTCACGTTCAAGTACTAGGCgtaattcttcttcttttttattccTTATATCATCTGAAATggtcttattttcatttattctaTTCTGTCTTTTGCTAACACGCACTGTTTTCTTTGCTGGTATATAtcttattttcaattcttttagCAACCAAATAAATCGTTCATAATCTTCAGCtcttaattcttttaaaaatttctttCTCTTTGCAATACTCTCATTCAGTactgatttatttttcttatccTGAAAGTAAACAATAGCACATTAGAATTACAAGTAtggttttgccatttaataagtaAATCATATTGCTCTGAATAGGTCTGCACGAAGCCAGGAACATGATTTGCTTTTCAGATTTTTTCTTactctttttttcttcttaatcatgttaatttctCCAATTGCTGGTTTTAGTGATTATTTCTCCTTAAAGTAGAGGAAGTCATATTTCTCTATTGCAATAGTTTGCCTTTTTAACATGTTACAAATCTTCTtcaaaaatttctgtttttcattGGGAATAAAATTTTGTGGTGTGAGCCATACACATAGCTACAACTGTTTGTGTTCGAACTAATATGAAAATTCCTCTTCCCTTGTTATtccaaatataaaatgaattaaatttctagttatataagcatgattaaatatcaaaacatttttaccaatttattttctattcaagttatacatgtattgattttattttttgtacataactttCTGTTTTAGTAACAGTGGCCTGGACACCAGATATATTGGTATATATTCTGAAAGGACCATTTCAAAATCATTTcatttattagctcacctggcccaaagggccaagtgagcttttctcatcacttggcgtccggcgtccgtcgtcgtcgtcgtccgtcgtcgtcctgcgtccggcgttaacttttagaaaaatcttctcctctgaaactgctgggccaaattatttgaaacttggccacaatcatcattggggtatctagtttaaaaattgtgtccggtgaccccgccaactaaccaagatggccgccatggctataaatagaacataggggtaaaatgcagtttttggcttataactcaaaaaccaaagcatttagggcaaatctgacatggggtaatattgttaatcaggttaagatctatctgccctgaaattttcagatgaatctgacattccgttgttaggttgctgcccctgaattggtaattttaaggaaattttgttgtttttggttattatcttgaatattatttcagatagagataaactgtaaaaagcaataatgttcagcaaagtaagatctacaaataagtcaacatgaccaaaatgatcagttgaccactttaggagttattgccctttatagtcaatttttaaccatttttcgtaaatcttagtaatcttttagaaaaatcttctcctctgaaactgctgggccaaattatttgaaacttggccacaatcatcattggggtatctagtttaaaaattgtgtccggtgaccccgccaactaaccaagatgacctccatggctataaatagaacataggggtaaaatgcagtttttggcttataactcaaaaaccaaagcatttagagcaaatctgacatgggtaaaattgttaatcaggtgaagatgtatctgccctgaaattttcagatgaattggacaacctgtttttgggttgcggcccctgaattggtaattttaaggaaattttgctgtttttggttattatattgaatattattatagatataggtaaactgtaaacagcaattatgttcagcaaggtcagatttacaaataagtcaacatgaccaaaatggtcagttgacctctttaggagttattgccctttaaagtcaattttttaaccatttttcgtaaattttatatatcttttactaaaatcttcttctctgaaactgctgtgccaaattgatccaaacttggccacaatcatctttggggtttcttgtttaaaaaatgtgtccggtgacctggccatcaaaccaagatggccgccacggctaaaaatagaatataggggtaaaatgcagtttttggcttataactcaaaaaccaaataatttagagaaaatctgacatgaagtaaaattgttaatcaggtcaagatctatctgccctgaaattttcagatgaattggacaacctgtttttgggttgcggcccctgaattggtaattttaaggaaattttgctgtttttggttattatattgaatattattatagatataggtaaactgtaaacagcaataatgttcagcaaagtaagatctacaaataagtcaacatgaacgaaatggtcaattgacccctgtaggagttattgacctttgtagtcaattttcaatctgcttcctttgtttaatattcacatagaccaaggtgagcgacacaggctctttagagcctctagtttataattGGTAAACTTCAGAATACCAGTAATAGACAATGATATCATTTGAGCACTGTTATATTCATAGTAACAGCAGCTATGTTAGTAGGTCAGAAGGCATAATAGACATAAATCCTCTCAAAAGATTCTGTATGGATAATTGTGACCTAGTTTAATGTATCTTGGCCCAGTCAAAGAAAACACTGGGCAAGGTTAGCTGGAAAGTATGAGGAAAATATTCTACTTCAACTGCTTTTCTTCATTTACATGGGaatcttgttttaattttttgagaTTTATGCACAGTGTTTTTATATGTAAGGTCTCATCTCTGTATCAGACTATGTATGATCCCATCATACACATTTACTTGTGTGAATATGATCTGGAACATGCAGTACATTAATTACAATTTTGAAACTTACTCCTGTTCTTTCTAGGCAATAAGGTACCATCTTTCTTATGGAAATAGTAAATTTGACAACTGCAATGAAAATCAAAACATGTTAAGACTTTAATCAATTGTTAAAAGGtctaaatacaaaacaaatactttaagtATTGCTATTCAGACATTATCACATTTGATATGTGTggattgataattttgttttgagAAGCTTTGGTCTATTTATTAGATGAAATTGggttttgaactagctttcagtatctGAGTTCTCTAAGGCCAGTACTTTTGTGTCTTAATGgtattcattttgtttaaattttgtttaaaattgtactTTTTATAATAGTACATGTACTGATTTGAGGAATCAAGCTTTTAAATTGATTGTTTTCCCTGCCACATTCTATACATGCCTGTCACAAAGGTTGGAAGGCACTCTTTTTTTTATGGTCATTGCCAGACGCTTGACAAttgaattttttgttgttgcaaatgTAACCACACAATTTGAACTTTATGACTTGCTCCCACCTATCCACAAATAATTTAATTGTTTTCTAATCCCCAAACCCTTCATATATATTTACCTAGAATAGCCCTTAAATAAGGCCAATAGTTTTGTTTTATCATACTATAAGGAATGGATTCTGCTCATCAATGTTCTTTGGAATCTTCCATTTCTGcttctttattaatttttctcagaaaatatttttcatactTATCTGTGTTTTGATtttaagtattgtgtataagttttataacattttgtttaggcaaactaaagttagggtACATTTAATGCCTAGCGGGGGAAAAAATGTCAAGTGAATATCTTGGCATAACTCATTTATGATAAAATTCAGCTGATAgattttacaaaaaattgtgaaaaagtcAATTTGGTCATGCagtatcaaaaacattttttttaaaacgtatATAATTCCCAAAATATCCTTTACACTCCCATCACTTAAAGACTACCTTACTGGGtgcaatataaaaattataaaataaaagtaaaatgaaCTGTGTCCAATTTTGTTACCGTACTTACTTTTCCTCTCCAGTTCAGCATTATGACCAAATAACTCATCAATCTTTTTCATACATTCATATTCTTTGTGAAATGAACGTTCTTTCTGTAACAAAAAGCAATTATAATCTGATACAGATACAAGTTCCTTTATGATTACAAAATAACCTGCCATATttacttttaaacatttaatttaaccttttatataaaaatagtCACACATTTTTCATATCTTAGCAGAAACGCTACCTTAGAGATTGCATCGATAACTCATCAATGGTAACTACTGTTACATTAACTTCAAAActttgttcttatgttttactcttacatcactgtcccagattaggggagaGTTGAgggctcacaaacatgtttaaccctgcctcattctttatgtgcctgtcccaagtcaggagcctgtagttcagtggttgtggttGGTTCATGTATGtcatatttttgtttgtaaattgttttgttataaattgggCTGTTAGTTAACtcaattgaattgaattgtttcacatttttcatgtctggGTCTTATATAGTCAACCATACCATacaggtttttctcattgttgaaggcagtgtGGTGCTATAATTGGTTATATTTAATTCagttgaattttggtggatacttgtctcattggcaatcataccacatctctttttttatactgaataaaataaTCAGTTTAAATCTATGTCTGTGTTAATTTTACAGCCACCACAACCTCCACTGCTTGTCTAGACAATAACAGGGTTTGCCTAAATGGTTCAATTTTCTTCATACTGAGCTTGTATTACTAATACTCAGCTTCACTTGAATACAATACAGGACAATTCAATCCTTCTTCAGGATTCCTTATTTTAGTTTTGAGTTATTACAGTAgattccggttatttgcatagcctatttgtcagacaaaactatgcaataaagcggagtatgcttatatccaAAATGCCAAATGACAGAGTCAAATAACATCGATAGAACAGATCAGTAAAATAAATCCATGAAGAAAGATGAACATCTGTAATCCATATACAACAATGAATGttgatttattctaataaaaattaTCTGTCTAGTGTcatatgtgttattttattttgtttctttaaataaagattataaacacattttgttttagtttagtTTATTTGCGTTCCGACTATCCTTTACCTGGGATACGAAAATaaactgttctaaaaatagatttgtttctatgacccatatgtacaatgtacattgttatgctttgattaaaataaacttttaaacaataattcacagtttataattattttaacaatagatGTGTAATGAATTGCCTTTGATATGCAGTTGGACAGTGAAGAAACACCTCGTTAGTTTCGTATCTGCAAAGCAGTAATGGGGCCCTGTACGGGTTATTTGCTGGAAACAagtgttgaaagtgagaaaatataataattaaaagtaaatgctcttttcataaaacattaaaaataaatgattgatGCATAAAATTCTTTAACCATTTATAAATGCCCTATAATATTTAACATTAATACAGATCACCCCAAGCCCAATTAATATTTTGACAAACCTGCATTTCAAAAAATACCACCAGCCAGACATGTTTctacattttttaaatcttttgccTTTTATAACTTAAGACATTGAAGCCCATATTGGAGGAATTGGGTCAAAACATGTGGATTCCAATAACTAACAAGTAACTTGAATATTTGATAAGGTTCTTTTTCACTTACAGTGGTACCCGTCCTTTAGAGTTAGCTATACTTTTTTACAAAGTAATAACATTCGGATAAGAAAACTAACCAGCACCCATTTTCTAATACAAGATGTATACTTGTTAAAGATGAAGCTTGAAATAGGAACTGAATAGATGATATATCATTATGTGTACACTATTGTCAGTTACTATTACAACAAGATTTACTGTTCTAATGTCTTGGTCTTTGCAGCCTTGTCCTCCGAAATTTTGATTCTTATGTTAATCTTTGCTATAGTTTGAACAGATCCCTAAAACATATATTTGCTGATTTATTTGAAATTCTCAAAAAGAATCCTACTTAATAAGGGAAAGTCAATTTGGTTGTCAAGTAATAAAAGTACTACCTTTATGATCAAAAGGGGGGTTTGAAATTGATTCAGTTTAAGAAGTAACAAAAACTTTGATCCActgaattatttgatttttttttatggtttaaatTAACATTATTTTACTTACTGAGTCACAGAACTCCAAACTGAGCAGTCTTTTAACAGTATCATCTACACTGTAAATATAAACATTAACAGTATCATCTACactgtaaatataaacaagtacACACTGTGGATTTGGTATGATTAGTGTGTTAACAATTTTTATTCCTTTCCTTTGTGAAGGGAAAccacaaaattataattttccaaCAAAAATTAATTGACTATAGATCTGTAAATaaacattctaatgcaacaacgtttgtaacgttcattttgattggataaagtcacctatttacatggcatcaattgacaattgatgctatgggacttacgcgcaagcgcagacggcacataacagattttaaatacatattttaacgttgttttctgtcattttcattagaatggagataacaatattgtatttcaagctccgacagcatcaattggggatttgatggtcgcaaatacctgtttactgtctccgctaacgtgcgctagtaaacttaatttgcgaccatcaaatccccaattgatgtcgttggagcttaaaatacaatacagttatctcctaatttgcAAAACCAATAAATGAGATATCCAGGAAAATACATTTATTCCTTAATCCACATTTATATCTAGTTTATAGTCCAATTAACATATCGTCGCTGTTATACAAAAACCTCGTATCTAAGGTTTTGATTATTTTACACCAGGCAGTAAAAActgaaatctttttatcgattatttagaattaaatgtgtatgttccactgtatgcgaaaatatctgatcttctaaccaatcaATTACCAAGACGAGCAAAAATGTCTGCACCTATATTGTATTTTGAAAGCTTTTCACATTATTTCTAAACT
This genomic interval carries:
- the LOC143049990 gene encoding uncharacterized protein LOC143049990, with the protein product MQRTLTFSTLCKHFNRFSSNSTATLSTLSRTNSIFILDKNHIDKDQKVAPNCLLKKNGGQIKSQVRCYARKREVFNFDFSGDLVKETDKVNKEELFFPFKEIGGLEDVDDTVKRLLSLEFCDSKERSFHKEYECMKKIDELFGHNAELERKIVKFTISIRKMVPYCLERTGDKKNKSVLNESIAKRKKFLKELRAEDYERFIWLLKELKIRYIPAKKTVRVSKRQNRINENKTISDDIRNKKEEELRLVLEREKEEYLMNKEKILEDIEKEIEEYGLDKEEILKNVENIHVARETPPEPVRTGFASLKDWSYPKVPPRFFKLE